The stretch of DNA AGGGCACAGCCTCCTTGGGCTCTGCCAGCGCAGGAGCAAACAAGGCAGTGGCTGCAGGGCAGGTCCCTGCCAGGGGATCCCCTCGAGCTGCCGTGTCACCTCCAAGATGAGGGCTGTGACACAGGGTGGCTGGGTGGGGTGGTATCACAGGGCAGGCATGGTGCAGCCAGGGCTGGCCAGGCAACACCCCTGTGGACGGAGGAGAGGTGACTGGGGACGGCCCGGGCACATGCCGGCACTGGGCTGCTCCGGGGATGGGCATTGGCATGGCCACAGGCACCGCTGGGGCGAAGGTGGCAGCCTGGACTCCCCGGCACCCGCGGGGACGGGCACGCGCTCGCCACGCGCAGCCCGCAGCATCTGCCCGGGGAGGCGAGTCGCATCCAGCACCACGGAGGGGAAGGGGCACGAGCTGCTTCGCCCGGCGGAAAACAACGTTGGAGCGGGGCAGGAGCCCAGCGGGGTCCCGCCGTGACCAGGGGCACTGCTCCCGCGAGCCCCAGGGAGCCACCGACCTCTGCAGCCCCAGTGTGCTCCCTGGGAAAGCGCTGCAGGGGGGGGAACACCAAatgcaccccatgtcccccactcctgcagccccctcAGGGCTCCTCCTTGCCCTCCCAGGTGACAAGGGACCTGGGTGACGCCTGCTCCCACCCCAGGAGCCCAGAGCCACCCTGCCATGGGTAGCACCTCTCCTGTGTCCCCTGCGGCACAACAGGCAGGAGGCAGCAtgaatcctcctggaagctgcaCACGAGAAGCACTAGcatcatttctgctgttttttctcctcttgttgcCAACTCTGGTGTGTGCGGCGAGGTGGGGATGGGGCAGCGCAccaacacccccagccccagcccagcagccactGCACATGCCGAGGCAGCTGCCACCAGCCCTTTCGGTCAGTTGCCACCCAAACGTGCCAAAGTTTAGGGTTAAATTCAGCGTTGCCAGATTTGGGAACTGAAAAGCAGATTTGGGCTGCTGCCGGCACAGAAGCGCTCAGCTGATTGCGAGGGTTTTGTTTGCGTTGCCAGAGCAGTGGCACCAGGGGAGAGCTGCGCTGAGCCACCCCGCGCCTCCGGCTCTGAATTAGCCCTTTTTCTAGACACAGCCCTAATCCCTCCCGACATGCTCCTCCTGCACGCTGCCACGGGGCACAGGGCGGGTGCAGcggccgggacccccagcacgTCCTGCAGAGCCAGCGCAGGACGTGCTGTCCTCAGAGCGTGAGGCCCCAGCAAGGCCATGgcgtggggcagggcagcaccctgtgggagggagctggagcatccctgctccatccccatCGCCCAGTACCCGGTCCCTCGGTGCTCATGCACAGGAGGCTGGGCAGGATCCTGTTTTTGGGGCAAGTCGTGCCCGCACTGTCCCCTGCGCTCATGTCCCTGCATGAAAAACCTTCCTCGTGCTCGGCGCTGCAcctcctgtgctgctggggaCAAACGCAGCacccgctccctgccctgcccggccccgctgcgtttccatcctgcccagccctggaTGCTCCTGGCAGCGCTGGCACAGCCCGGCAGGGACAGCAGCCAGCCCGGGGCTCACCTCCACCGGGTGCGCGGGAAGGCGCAGGGGGGACATGGGAGCGGGGGGGTTAGTGGCCCCTGGGCACAGGGCCGGCGGGCACggggagcccagcacccagggagGCCATAAATATGCAAAGTGCTAATCGCGCTGTCATGGGAACACAGCGCCTGATCGGAACAGGGATAAATATTTAGACAGACGCTGTCAGCTGGCCAAGATTCGGCGTTTTTAATATATGTTATCTTATTTAAATAGAGAGCAGGTTTCCAGGCGAGGGCAGGCAGGATGGGTGCACGCCGGCGGTGGGGCACAGCACCAAGGGGTGGCCAggggcagctgcagctctgcaccccTGTGCCGGCGGGGGATCCCTTCACAGCGAGGGCTCAGCTGATTGAATCCGCCGCTCTAACGCGGCATCTCGCCGCTAGCACCCGCTATATTTATTAACGTGACATCCTCCTCTGCCAACCCTTTGGGGACGGCGCTGGCACAGTCTTCGGGAGGCTGGGAAGAGCCTGCGGCTCCTCGCAATGGCTCAACGCTCTCGGAAGTCACTGTGCGAGCAGCGGGCCGggccctctccccctcccctgcctccacgCAGCCCACGTGGGTTTTGCTCCCAGCTCCCCGAAACCAGCCCGGCTCCCTGCTTACCTTCCTGAGCccggaggagaggagaaaggaagcaaacCCAAACCTGAGCCTGAAGAGAGCAGGGCCATGGGGAGGGCAGAGCCAAGTGCCCCTGGCTGCCCCCGGGGTGGCGGGTGCTCACCGCAGCCCACGGGCCGGCAGTGAGGGTTTCGGGTGCCACCACAGGGTTTGGATGCCGCCCGGCTGCCCACCGCCCGCTCTGGCATTCCCTAGCCGTTGCCATGCCAAATCCTCGCTCCGGTTGGTGCGCACAACGACGGAGCCGCCATGGGAAGAGTGACGATGCACCATGCACACTCGTGTGCATGctcacacgcacatgcacactcACACGCTTCCAGAGCCTTCCTCGGTCAGTCCGGCCGaggccgtccccgtccccagcccggGTCTCCCCCGCGGGATGAGCTGCCCCTTGGCAGGGGCCATGGCGCTGCAGCCCCACAGCTGGGGTCTCCTGCGTGGGGACGCTGCAGACCCCCCCCGCAGGGCTACAGCCCCCAcggcagcaggagggagctgctccccTGGCCCCCGGGCACAGACGGCCCCGGTCCCCCCCACCGGGATGCTGGGGCAGacacggggcagcccctgggcACGGGGGGGCCCTTCCGCACCCCACCCAGCCCACTGCGCTGCCGGGGCACCCCCCGCGCCCCGCAAGCCTGGGGCACCCCACGTCCCCCTACAACCCCAGGTACCCCTCGGGCATCCCCGCATCCCGCGGCACCCTCCAGGCTCCGCTGGGCATCCCTGCGGTCCCGGTCCCCTCTGCGGCACCAGGCATCCCTGCGGCACCGGGCATCCCTGCATTCCCCCGGGCATCCCTGCACACCCGATCCCCCCTGCGGCCCCGAGCATCCCCGGCTCCCTCGGCCCTTACCGGCAGGTGCAGGGCCGCCGCGGGCACCGCCGGGAGCGAGCGCGGGCACGGACCgcagccgccgccaccgccgccgccgctcttAAAGGGCCCGGGCGGCGCCGGTgccgcgggcggcgcggggcggtgcggggccgaGGCCGAGCGGCAAGCGAGGAGGGATGCTCTGTTCTCCCGCCACCCACCGTGCACAGCGGAGCGCACCGGCAGGGCGGGGaccgtgccccccgccccggcgcgaCACCCGCACGGCGGGGAACACCGTCACAGCGCGaagccgccgctgcccgccctgtCCCGGGGGGGCACCGGCCCAAAGGGTGATCGCGGCACTGCTCCGCGGTGCCCCAGCGGGCCAGGCCGTGCCTGGTGGGTGCCCGGTGCCCAGTGCCCGGTGCGTGTCCGgtgggtgcccggtgcccggtgcgTGCCCGgtgggtgcccggtgcccggtgggtgcccggtgcccggtgctcgcccccgccccgcggtgctcggcgctgcacacCCGCGCTCGGCGCCGCGCCCTCTGGCGGCGCTGCTGGGGACGGTctccgcaccccccccccccgtgcctcgTGGTCTCGCCGCACCCCCCCGCGCCCTTGCACGTAGTATCGCCCGCCGCCGCGGTCTTGCGCATGCGTCTTCCGACGGACGCCCCGAGCGGCTGCGCGCTAAGGCGGAGCGCCACGCGCATGCGCAGTGAGCAGCCCTGGCCGCCTGGCGCATGCGCAGAGCGAGCCGTGCCCCCTGCGCCCGCCGAGGCTGCCGGTACCGGAGGGGGGGGAGCGACGGGCTccgggctgccccgcgccgccccgccccgcgccgcggtACGAGCGCTCGGGGGCGCAGGCGTGGGCCCACGCGTGAGCGCGGGGCCCAGTGTGGGCGGGGTGCGGCGGCCTTGCGCGGGCCGGGAGCGGGTCCGGGTCGCGGCGGGGCCTGAGAGGGCCCCGGCGGCGGGACCATGAACGCCGCGCAGGGCACGGTGGGCAGCGACCCCGTCATCCTGGCCACGGCCGGCTACGACCACACGGTGCGGTTCTGGCAGGCGCACAGCGGCATCTGTACGCGCACCGTCCAGCACCAGGACTCCGTATCCTTcaccgccgccccgggccggggccgggggagcccggggggggcCGCCCCCACCGCCCCATCGACACCGCCAGCTCGGTGTCACGCCCCACGTTTGGCAGTGCCCGGTCTCACCGGTCGGGTCCCGGTTGCTGCTTCTTACCGACCTTAACGGGCGCCTGCAGCAGGTGAACGCCCTGGAGATCACGCCGGACCGCAGCATGATCGCTGCCGCAGGtgagcccgcccggccccccgctgccccaggcACAGGCCACGGGCCACGCCGGGCGCGGGCGGAGGGACGTTGGTCATCCCCTGCCCGGTCGTTGCTGCAGGCTACCAGCACATCCGCATGTACGACCTCAACTCCAACAACCCCAACCCCGTCATTAACTACGACGGCGTGAGCAAGAACATCACCTCCGTGGGCTTCCACGAGGACGGGCGGTGGATGTACACGGGCGGGGAGGACTGCATGGCCAGGATTTGGGACCTGAGGTGGGCAGAGGCGGCGGGctccccctccagcagcagcccagaggCGGTGGAGCTGATTGCATGCTCTTAAACACGCTCCTTCCTCACTGTTTTGTTGCAGGTCTCGTAACCTCCAGTGTCAGCGGATTTTCCAGGTGAACGCTCCTATTAACTGTGTCTGCCTGCACCCCAACCAGGTGAGCACCGGCTCCTCCGCGATTTCCCAGCTCATGCTTTGCTGTGGCTCCTCTGGGTAAACCTGAGGGGCTGCAGAGTTTTATACTGGCAGACGCAGCAAAAAatctgggggctggcagggcgggGTGGCCTTCCTGGTGGCACGGACCCGTGAGCTCTCGGTGGCATTGCTGGACAAGCAGCAGCCAGCTTCCCACACCCAGGCCGCCCGTCTGCCTGCTCCCTTGCCGAGCTGCTGCTGCCGGGAGCTTTGGGTCATTGTGGGAACACAGCCCACGCGGCACGGGAGCCGGCACGACAGACGCGCAGTCCCTCCGTCTGCCCCGGGAAAGCCAACGCTGCTTTGTGCGGTGGAGCAAATCTCCCCGAGCAGCAACGCTGGGGGCGAGCAGGTACCGCAGGCTCGCGTTGTGCCTGCAGCGGGCGTCTATGCCACAGCCTCGGGGCTTTGTCCGCTGAGCTCATTTGCCAGCCGGCGCATTTGTGCTAATTACCTGCTGGCTGTTGCAAAGAGGCAGTGTAGCGGCTGCGCTGGGCCTCTCGTCCCGTAGGAGGGGACACTCCTTTGGGGCTGTCTCTGTCCCAAGAAACAAAACGAAGGGGATGTAATGGCAGTGGAACTCATGGCGCAGGGCGGGCTGGGGAGCTTGAGAGTGTCACCGCTGCCAAGAAAAGGCATCTCAGGGCCCGTGGCCCTGAGTACTTTCTGGACTTCAGTCAGATTTGCTCAAGATTCACCAGTCGGTTCAGAAGCTGTTGATAAACAGGGGCATGGCTGGGGCTCAGGAAACGAGGCTAAAAGGGAGTGCGGTGCATTAGAGGCGACGGCAGTGAAAATCAATACGTATCATTGCAGTGTTAATAACTGTCTGGTCCATTTTGTATTCACAGTGCTGCAGGGTTTGTTTGCAGACATGGCAGTGcaaacctttttaaaaagctgagtAATAGAAGTGTTTCTTTGCATTTGATTTTGCAAAGGTTTAATTTCGCAAGTCCTGAATTTTGGACCAGATTTGAGATCAATTATTTGGACCAGACTTTACCCAAATGCTGCCGATATAGTGCTGGTGCTGTGAGAATGTATTATGTTAAAACAAGTATTATTGTCTTACATAGGTCTTACTTGTGAAATAATCACTAACCAAGATGCTGCTGAGTTGCAGGAGAAGTGTTGGGTTGTGAACAGAACGCAGTTAATTAGTCCAAAGGTGGCAGTATTTATTCAGATAGCTTCACCGCTCTGCAATCCCCTGCTGCAGTGATGCTGATCCAGTTATCCGAGAGAGATTTCTCACGGCCTGGGTAAAGCCGTGACGGCTTTAGCAATTGCACTTACACCTGCTAAGAGGGGACTAAGGATTGAGGCGTCCAGAAGACGCTTCTGCAGTGTGCAGTCGGCTAAATATATCGAGCAATGATTGTCTTCCTGAGAAACAAACCGTTGCTCTCAGGTACAGGATTAGCTGTGCCCGATGACCTGATCTCCTCTAGGGATTCTGCTAAAATTATGGGCAGCGCAAGACTGTCGATAAAAGCCCTGGGTTTAGTGGAGAGCCGCCAGCATTGTCTTCTGGTCTGAGCACGGGATCGGAGCCAGAACTCCTGCCCTTCAGCTGGCTCTTGTCCTTCCccggagaaggggagagagagaaaaacccatTTAGGCTTGTGTTTTTCAGGTAAGGGTGCACTCTTGAGTGCTTCACTTGTTCACTGGCCAACTTGCATCTTAATGCCCTCTTCTCAGACATGCTGAATATCATTTGGCTTCTGTGGATATTGTTTGGAGCTGTAGCTGTGCAACGGTTCTGGAAATCAGGCAGCCGCTCTCTGCTCTGGGGTTTATAAAATTAGCGAGCGCTTCTGTAAAGGTAAAGAGCCTTTTTGCAGAGTGTAACGTGAGATTAGTACTCTGCTTGCTCTCAGCGCGCAGGGGCGGACAGCAGGCTGCTGGAGCTCTGAAACAGCCCTGTGCTGGGGTATAATTAGGCAGAACAGGACCCTGATGCTTAAAACCAGAGCAAGGCTCCACGTGGTGCTGCACACGCAGGATCTGGGCATTGGCTTGGGGCTGCTGCTTGCGGGGTTCTCCTCAGAGGGACAAGGCTGCTGTTTTCTTGCAGGCAGAGCTGATTGTGGGTGATCAGAGTGGTGCCATTCACATCTGGGACCTGAAGACAGACCACAACGAGCAGCTGATTCCAGAGCCCGAGGTTTCCGTGAATTCGGTTCACATTGACCCCGATGCCAGTTACATGGCGGCTGTTAACAGCTCGGTGAGCTCCGACGGCCTCGAACGTGGGATGGGCTGTGCCTCCcctgggcagaggcagccggTCTGCACGTACCGGCTTTGCCTGCAGCTTTGCTCTGGTGTGGAAAGTCCGGGCTGCTCTTGGGTGGGTGACCACCAGCCCGGCCACAGATCCCCCTGTCTCGCCGCAGGGAAATTGCTACGTGTGGAACCTGACGGGTGGCATCGGAGAGGAGGTGACCCAGCTGATCCCCAAGACCAAGATCCCAGCGCACAACCGCTACGCCCTTCAGTGCAAGTTCAGCCCTGACTCCACGTGAGTGCGTGCCAGCCCCTCACCTACCTGCGCTGGGAACAGAGGGTCCTTTCCGGGCAGGCAGAGaccagctctgcctccagctgctggctcCGCATCGCCCTGCAGGTCCCCCGGGGAGGGGCGGGACAGGAGGCACGGGACACACTGGGATGGGGTTGCTGGCAGTGGCATCCCAGCCTCGTGCTCGGTGATCTCAGCAAGCTTTGCAGCCACGAGCTGTTCTTACAGCTGGGATCGAGCTGCTGATCTCTGGGAGCAAAGTGGTGAACTTGGTGTCCTCCTTCACCGAGTCTGTTCGGCTTGAATCTCATAAGGCAGATGATACAGGTGTAAAGAAATCTGATTACAATGAACGCAGGTCTCCAGTTCGTTACTGTTCCAGGCCCACATTAACGAGAGGCCCTTAGCCGTACAGCGTGACTAATAAGGTTACCCTCGCATGTCTCTTCCTTGCAGGCTCTTGGCTACATGTTCTGCAGATCAGACGTGTAAGATCTGGAGAACCTCAAACTTCTCTCTGATGACAGAGCTGAGCATTAAGAGCAATAACCCCGGGGAAACGTCTCGGGGCTGGATGTGGGACTGCGCGTTCTCCGGGGACTCCCAGTACATCGTCACAGGTGAGGcactgctgctctcctgcccttggcccccagcagcagggccccGCACTAGCACAGGACTTGGTTTCTCCAGCTGGGACATTGCCAAACCCTCGTGCACCAGTACGCGAGGAGAGAGCACCCAGCCTCACACCCTCAACGCAGTCTACTAATTCCTCGAAGCATTTTGCCTGCGCTGCAGTAGGGCATCTGTTTGAACTGGAGAGGTGATCTTCATGTGGGCAGTTTATTTCACCTGGTAGCAATGCTGCTTGCAGTACGCAGCATGACAGTCCCTTCAAAACAAACATGTAATTTCCACAGCGACTTCTCCCCAAAGTAATTAAAACCTCACATAATACAGAAATGCACAAAGCTGCTTGCTCTGCGTGGCTCCCTTACCTGTCATCAACGGGCCTAATAAAGGTGTTGAATGAAGCGAGAGGAAAGTCTTtcttacaataataataaaaaaaaagtttgaaggaTAATGCAATATATCCCACTCCTCTTTTCACTTTCTGTTCCAGCCTCCTCTGATAACCTGGCCAGACTTTGGTGTGTGGAGACAGGAGAGATCAAGAGGGAATACAGCGGCCACCAGAAAGCAGTCGTCTGCCTTGCTTTCAACGACAGTGTGTTGGGATAATGGTCTCGTGTGGGAAGGAAAGGACCTCTGCTTGTTTTCCCTCATCCTACAGTGGCAAGCACCCTCTTGGAGCCCGAGACATGCTCGTGTAACCATCCCCTGCACTGATGGAGAGGGCTCggtctctgcagaagcagctgcatTTGCCTGGAGTGAGACCAGGCTTCAGCTCCGAGCAGATCATTACCGAAACGTGCGTGGCCTCTAAGGGAGGCCGCTTGGACAAAAGGGAATGGGAGAGGGAGGCACGATCCCGCTGAGGGGAGCTGGGTACGGGTCAGCTGGAGGAATCCCTGTGGCATCAGCTGCTGACAGCTTTGTGGTGGTCTTGTATcccaaaatgggaagaaaaaaaatcagcctttgtAAATGATGGAAGAGGCTGAGCAAAGAGAGGAAAGGcagctgttttcttgttttgcaatCCTTTTATTCAAAGTTATTTCACAGACTTGCTTGGAGAGCTGCATTCTTATAAAGCCAACCACCCCCAACAAATTTAATAACCTTGTGTTGAACAGGGCAGGTAGCCATAAAACACTAGCTACTCCACGTGGTTCCTCTAGGCCTGGATCTCCTAATACCTACGTACAAGGTGCAGCCCTGGAGCGCAGCTGCAAATAAAGTGTCTGTACTGACAGTGCTGAGCAGAGTCCTGTTGCTTTTCTAAACTCTCCTGAACTGCAGCGTGAAATCAGCAGGAAGCTTTTGGGGGATTTTGTAGATGTTACCTTCCTTGTTGAAATCAGAGGCTTTTCAGGAATCCAGTTCAAGTATGTAGAGCAGCGAGAGGGCATCCGCGGCTGCAGGACTTACTCAGGGAGGTAATAGAAGCAGATAGACACACAAATGTTGCTTGGAAAACAGATGTCAATGCAAAGGTAGATCAGCCGCTGCTTCCCCGGACCTGCCAAATGAGCAAGGACAGAAGCGGGGTGAGAGGAATGCTTTTGCAGTCCTGCAGATACGAGTCCCTGGGGAGCCAAACAAGTGGAAGGCCTCCGGGAATGACCTTTCTCATTAAAGCTGGAGTAAGACAGAACAGAATGAGAGCTCAGCAGGCTGCTTTTGGTGAAGATGACGAGTATTAAGCCAACAGTGTCGCAGGGGACTGCTCTGTGTTGTGGTTGTGCTGTGCAAGCAGGTTGCGTTGCCTGGGGAAGGGGGCTCGGAGCCTGTTCCAGCCAGCACCGTGGTTCACTGCAGGTTGTGGGTACGAGCCAGCGCTCGGTGATGGCTGAACAATGGTTTGATTTTGAACCAGGGGTCACCTGTCCCTGTCCAGGCCTTGGCAGCCTGTCCCGGGATGCGCATCAGCTGTTGTGCAGCAGAGCCTGCTCCTCTTAGATGTACTAGAAACGATCGTGCTTCCCTCTTCTGCAAAGGGACACGTACAACTTACCCTCCCCTCTCCTGACCCAGAAGATGGATGTCTGCTCACACAGGGTCTGGACAGCCTCCCCCAGGCTTTTGGGGTCCACCTGCTCCCCCGCCAGAATGCCCAGGAACTCCCGGTAGTACTTGGTCTGGTTATTCTGGTGTAGCATCTCATCAGCCTGAAAGAAATGTCCCTGTTAATTCCCCCCAAGGCACTTTGCTCCTCCCAGCGCTGCCCTCCAGCCCCGCAGTCCTGTTCTCGCTTTCAAGGCGCCCAAAGAGCAGTCTCAGCCCCGGCAGTAAGGGCAGGTTCCTCCCAACCGCTGCCGCGTCCCACCAGGCCGCTGGGACGCTCGCTCTGGCCGGAGCAGCCTCCCAGGAGAAGCCCGGCTGCCAGGGGCGAGGCTGGAGCGGGGACAGCCCGCGGCCCCTCGCTAGCCCCGCAGCTTGGGAAGCAGGGGACGCAGTTCCTCCTGGGCCCCTCGCTGGGCTGCTTTGTCCCCAGGCCTGGGGCTAAACCACCCCGTTGTGCCAGGTGTCACCCACCACAGCCCGCCGGCAGAGGAGCATCGGTCTGACCCGCGCCTGcccgcccagcgccgccgccacccccggggTTCGGCTGTGGTGACCCACGgcagccctgtcccctctccaCGCACAGCGGCGGAGCCCCCAGCACCGGGTGTGATGCAAATCGGCGTCCTTCAGCCCCGCGGTGGCTGGGACAGGACAAGGCTGAGCTGAGGCTCCTCAGTGCTGGTTCCCGTCCATGGCTGCGtgggctgcgggcagccccagcaccaccagctctTTTACTTCCATTAAGGAGCCTTGGAGCCTGGCagatgctttcttctcctttggcAGCCTGCTCTCATGGGTGCTGTGTTCCTACGCTCCTCTGGGTTAAACACTGCCCATCGCTTCCCGCTGGGTGGGAGCAGCAGGCGAGGGacaaggagctcccgaggaaacgGAGAGCCGATGGCAGGGGCACAAACAACTGAGGCCTCTGTCTTCTTGAAACAGAACCTGCCCCCCGCCCATGCATCCATTAACATTTTGTTCAGAGGGTCCGTATACATGATTTACCCAACTTTCTTCTCTGTGAGTTGCTAACAAACCccctttgttttttgttccccAGATTTTTGAGCAGGTAACAGAATCCAGTGGGAGCGGGTCCCGCGAGAGCCCTGCTATTCACCTCCGTGGGACGTATCCCCCTTCCCCGGCCTGGAACTCTGCTCTTTCCCACAGAAGACGGGGTATCGATCAAACCGGGAGTTGTTGCTCTGAGCTCGCACGCCGAGCGCAGCACTGcaaggcagagccctgctcctATGCCAGACGCCAGCCCAGCCCCCCGAGCAGCGAATCGCACAGAacagggggctgctgctgctacccCCGGCTGGGTAGCACGCATTTAGCCACGCTTGGGACGCTGGTGTTAAAGAGTCACCACCGCGAGCGCAAACCCATGCAGGGAAGGGCCTTCGGCAAGCCAGGACTCCACGCAAAGCCCTGTTCATCACCCCGCCGCTCAGCCGCCCCGGGGAACAGCCGCAGCAGCTGCTCACTCTCTGCTCAGACGTGTTGAGAGGTGTCTGTAGGGTCTGGAGGTCCCAGGCGTCCATCCTCCTCAGGTAGCACGCATGCTGCTCCACGGGTTTGTAGCACACGTAGCCCTGCGAGACAGATTGCGCCCTGGGAGAGCAGGCAGCGGCACGCACCCGCAGCTCTCTTAAGAGCCCCCAAAATAGACGTTCCTCCTTTTGTCCTGCATTATCTTTCCTAACTAAAGGTGCAGCGAAAGGCACCAAACAGTAGCTGGTTGATGTTTTTCCTGGTCTACacctcctgctcccaccccagcagctcttctctcagcagcctgggctcctctGCTCGCTTCCAGGCTAGTGAGGCAGGTAATTATCCCAACACACTTACGTTCCTGCTGTCATACAGCACCACGGCGGTGTGGTTACTCTGCGAGGTTACGTAGTAGGTCACGGTGCTCCTGGACTTGTCCACCAAGGCTGTCTGATTCCTCAGTGGGTCTCGCTGG from Calonectris borealis chromosome 16, bCalBor7.hap1.2, whole genome shotgun sequence encodes:
- the MLST8 gene encoding target of rapamycin complex subunit LST8 isoform X2; the encoded protein is MNAAQGTVGSDPVILATAGYDHTVRFWQAHSGICTRTVQHQDSQVNALEITPDRSMIAAAGYQHIRMYDLNSNNPNPVINYDGVSKNITSVGFHEDGRWMYTGGEDCMARIWDLRSRNLQCQRIFQVNAPINCVCLHPNQGNCYVWNLTGGIGEEVTQLIPKTKIPAHNRYALQCKFSPDSTLLATCSADQTCKIWRTSNFSLMTELSIKSNNPGETSRGWMWDCAFSGDSQYIVTASSDNLARLWCVETGEIKREYSGHQKAVVCLAFNDSVLG
- the MLST8 gene encoding target of rapamycin complex subunit LST8 isoform X1 — its product is MNAAQGTVGSDPVILATAGYDHTVRFWQAHSGICTRTVQHQDSQVNALEITPDRSMIAAAGYQHIRMYDLNSNNPNPVINYDGVSKNITSVGFHEDGRWMYTGGEDCMARIWDLRSRNLQCQRIFQVNAPINCVCLHPNQAELIVGDQSGAIHIWDLKTDHNEQLIPEPEVSVNSVHIDPDASYMAAVNSSGNCYVWNLTGGIGEEVTQLIPKTKIPAHNRYALQCKFSPDSTLLATCSADQTCKIWRTSNFSLMTELSIKSNNPGETSRGWMWDCAFSGDSQYIVTASSDNLARLWCVETGEIKREYSGHQKAVVCLAFNDSVLG
- the BRICD5 gene encoding BRICHOS domain-containing protein 5 isoform X3, with the translated sequence MVGAAVPLCAQAGSQLVRLTLQGQRDPLRNQTALVDKSRSTVTYYVTSQSNHTAVVLYDSRNGYVCYKPVEQHACYLRRMDAWDLQTLQTPLNTSEQRVSSCCGCSPGRLSGGVMNRALRGVLACRRPFPAWADEMLHQNNQTKYYREFLGILAGEQVDPKSLGEAVQTLCEQTSIFWVRRGEGPGKQRLIYLCIDICFPSNICVSICFYYLPE
- the BRICD5 gene encoding BRICHOS domain-containing protein 5 isoform X1, which codes for MEGRNGTSDAVSADRRAAAHFTAPSRTFWIILSVALFFAVVGISVVGVLSFSPSSAQAGSQLVRLTLQGQRDPLRNQTALVDKSRSTVTYYVTSQSNHTAVVLYDSRNGYVCYKPVEQHACYLRRMDAWDLQTLQTPLNTSEQRVSSCCGCSPGRLSGGVMNRALRGVLACRRPFPAWADEMLHQNNQTKYYREFLGILAGEQVDPKSLGEAVQTLCEQTSIFWVRRGEGPGKQRLIYLCIDICFPSNICVSICFYYLPE
- the BRICD5 gene encoding BRICHOS domain-containing protein 5 isoform X2: MEGRNGTSDAVSADRRAAAHFTAPSRTFWIILSVALFFAVVGISVVGVLSFSPSSAQAGSQLVRLTLQGQRDPLRNQTALVDKSRSTVTYYVTSQSNHTAVVLYDSRNGYVCYKPVEQHACYLRRMDAWDLQTLQTPLNTSEQRADEMLHQNNQTKYYREFLGILAGEQVDPKSLGEAVQTLCEQTSIFWVRRGEGPGKQRLIYLCIDICFPSNICVSICFYYLPE